TTTGGTACCGGGCTTGAAAAACAACGAAAATTTGCCACCTTCGGGGCCCAGCCACAAGCGGTCTTCGCCCCCGTAGGCATTCATATGTTCGTCTGGTTTGGCATCAAAGGTTTTATAGTTTATCCAGCCAAAGCTTTTGCCATTTGCTCCGTTTGCAGTTGATGTAAATACCTTAGCCTGGTATTTAGGTGATACAATAACCTGCCCCTTGCCATCGTCGGTTTTTAGTACAATTACGCTATCCTTCTTTTTAAGGAAATCGAGATCATAACCAAATGTGCCTTTACCATCTTCCACGGCGGCGGCGATTGTTTTTTTGGCATCTTGTCCGCATGATACCAATAGCATAAGTGCTACCGGTAATAATAGTTGGTGGGCTTTCATTTGATTTAGGGTTTATGGGGTGCTTTTATGTTTTGGGTTAATGGCAATGGTGTTTATCATGGTACCAATATGGTCTATACTCATTTCTACCACATCGCCGGGCTGTAAAGTAAAGCTTGGCGGTGGCACCAGGCAGGTACCCGTCATCAGGAAACATCCCCCCGGAAAATCCATTTCGGCGAATAAATAGCCGGTCAATTCGGTAAACGACCGTTTGATGCGCGATACCGATGTATCATCCTTAAACGCCTCCTCCCCGTTTCGGCTGATGGTCATTTTAATGGCTGATGACGCGTCGATAGATGTTTCGCTCACATACAGGCAGGGGCCTAATGCCGCGCTCTTTTCATATATCTTGGCCTGCGGCAGGTACAAGGCGTTCTCTCCCTCAATACTCCTCGAACTCATATCGTTGCCCACTGTATATCCTTGTATATTGCCATTAGTATTTACGAACAGGGTCAACTCAGGCTCGGGTACATCCCAGGTCGAATCTGTACGGATATACACCTGCTGCAAATGCCCCGATACACGCGATGGGTTGGCTTTAAAAAACAG
This portion of the Inquilinus sp. KBS0705 genome encodes:
- a CDS encoding 2-hydroxyhepta-2,4-diene-1,7-dioate isomerase, with amino-acid sequence MKLYKTKQGILLEHENSFFVVDRQWDILINRDKLESYLQKLLTGLNPITAAEKDAWLSAENILPPIGRQEVWAAGVTYLKSRDARMEESETAASLYDMVYDAERPELFFKANPSRVSGHLQQVYIRTDSTWDVPEPELTLFVNTNGNIQGYTVGNDMSSRSIEGENALYLPQAKIYEKSAALGPCLYVSETSIDASSAIKMTISRNGEEAFKDDTSVSRIKRSFTELTGYLFAEMDFPGGCFLMTGTCLVPPPSFTLQPGDVVEMSIDHIGTMINTIAINPKHKSTP